From the genome of Clostridia bacterium, one region includes:
- the nrfH gene encoding cytochrome c nitrite reductase small subunit → MKPTGVERVPPGAGEGVTKKPVGLTKIVALLVALCFIGLLGVQGVNSATKEPSFCVSCHVMEPVYGTWSHSSHREVAGCNDCHTDQTNYFTYTYSKMIAGVQHLYHNTVGSIPEPIRIARSNTEMVQDNCIRCHEDVVRNLNLDPERRCFDCHRYTPHGNFR, encoded by the coding sequence ATGAAGCCGACCGGAGTGGAGCGGGTACCACCCGGCGCCGGTGAAGGAGTGACCAAAAAGCCGGTGGGGCTGACCAAGATCGTGGCTCTTTTAGTGGCACTGTGTTTTATCGGTTTACTGGGAGTCCAAGGGGTGAATAGTGCTACGAAAGAACCGAGCTTTTGCGTCAGCTGCCACGTGATGGAACCGGTTTACGGCACCTGGAGCCATTCATCGCACCGGGAAGTGGCCGGCTGTAATGACTGCCATACCGATCAAACCAACTACTTTACCTACACTTACAGCAAAATGATCGCCGGGGTCCAGCATCTTTATCATAATACGGTGGGGAGTATCCCGGAACCGATCCGGATTGCCCGCAGCAATACGGAGATGGTGCAGGACAACTGTATCAGGTGTCACGAGGACGTGGTGCGCAACCTGAACCTGGACCCTGAACGGCGTTGCTTTGACTGTCATCGTTACACACCGCATGGTAATTTCCGTTAA